A region of Ictidomys tridecemlineatus isolate mIctTri1 chromosome 4, mIctTri1.hap1, whole genome shotgun sequence DNA encodes the following proteins:
- the Ca9 gene encoding carbonic anhydrase 9 produces the protein MASLCPNPWLPLLIPAPTVQLLLLLLLLVPAHPQKLSWMQGDHSMGGGSSGEDSPLGQEDLYSEEDPPGEEDSPEITSKPEEDNSLKLEDLPTVEAPGDSQGHPSKAPGNKKGDGHIHWRYGGNPPWPQVSPACAGRFQSPIDIRPELTAFSRALRPPQLQGFALPPRPELRLRNNGHTVQLTLPPGLEMALGPGREYRALQLHLHWGTSDRPGSEHSVDGHHFPAEIHVVHLSTAFSGVDEALGRPGGLAVLAAFLQEGPEENNAYEQLLSHLEEIAEEDSEIWVPGLDVSALLPSDLSRYFRYEGSLTTPPCAQGVIWTVFNQTVRLSAKQLHILSSSLWESHDSRLQLNFRATQPLNGRMIEASFPVEVDSHPEPVHMNSSCLAAGDILALVFGFLFAVTSIAFLVQMGRQHRHRSRTKEGVSYSPPEMAETGA, from the exons ATGGCTTCCCTGTGCCCCAACCCCTGGCTCCCTCTGTTGATCCCAGCCCCTACTGTGCAACTGCTGCTGTTGCTACTGCTCCTGGTGCCTGCCCATCCCCAGAAACTGTCCTGGATGCAGGGGGATCACTCTATGGGAGGAGGTTCATCTGGGGAAGACAGTCCACTGGGCCAGGAGGATTTGTACAGTGAAGAGGATCCACCTGGGGAGGAGGATTCACCTGAAATTACTTCTAAACCAGAAGAGGACAACTCCCTGAAGTTAGAGGATCTACCAACTGTTGAAGCTCCTGGGGACAGTCAAGGTCACCCAAGTAAAGCTCCCGGGAACAAAAAAG GGGATGGCCACATTCATTGGCGCTACGGAG GCAACCCGCCCTGGCCCCAGGTGTCCCCAGCCTGCGCAGGCCGCTTTCAGTCCCCCATAGATATCCGCCCGGAACTCACTGCGTTCAGCCGCGCGCTGCGACCCCCACAGCTTCAGGGTTTTGCGCTACCGCCACGTCCGGAACTGCGCCTGCGCAACAATGGGCACACCG TGCAGCTGACTCTGCCTCCCGGGCTGGAGATGGCCCTGGGTCCCGGGCGGGAGTACAGAGCCCTGCAGTTGCATCTGCACTGGGGTACTTCGGATCGCCCGGGCTCAGAGCACTCTGTTGATGGCCACCATTTCCCTGCCGAG ATCCATGTAGTTCACCTCAGCACTGCATTTTCGGGAGTTGATGAGGCCTTGGGGCGCCCGGGAGGCCTGGCGGTTTTGGCCGCCTTCCTACAG GAGGGCCCAGAAGAAAACAATGCCTATGAGCAGTTGCTGTCACATTTGGAAGAAATTGCTGAGGAAG ACTCAGAGATCTGGGTCCCAGGACTGGATGTATCAGCCCTGCTGCCCTCTGACCTCAGCCGCTATTTCCGATATGAGGGATCTCTGACCACACCCCCCTGTGCCCAGGGGGTCATCTGGACTGTGTTCAATCAGACAGTGAGGCTGAGTGCTAAGCAG ctccacatcctctccagttCCCTGTGGGAATCTCATGACTCTCGGCTACAGCTGAACTTCCGAGCCACACAGCCTTTGAATGGGCGAATGATTGAGGCCTCCTTCCCTGTTGAAGTGGACAGTCACCCTGAGCCAG tCCACATGAATTCCTCCTGCCTTGCTGCCG gTGACATCCTGGCCCTGGTGTTTGGCTTCCTGTTTGCTGTCACCAGTATCGCCTTCCTTGTGCAGATGGGGAGGCAGCACAG ACACAGAAGTAGGACCAAAGAGGGTGTTAGCTACAGCCCACCAGAGATGGCGGAAACTGGAGCCTAG